A genome region from Etheostoma cragini isolate CJK2018 chromosome 4, CSU_Ecrag_1.0, whole genome shotgun sequence includes the following:
- the ccdc3b gene encoding coiled-coil domain-containing protein 3, with amino-acid sequence MWIIWVFILAVAGPDRSWGCQLPRDWRPQTEACRAELAEIIVFAKVLALHKESYNVYNDLPSDTELLFSAEIELLCDQAWGSMLEVPAGSRFNVTGLGYFTCFSYSVTKNNNYYFFLRMDENYNIIPHGVNFQDPIFPDTAENHRMFSSLFQFANCTSETQVHNYTPEWEAQEDSRLLCSAVQKALFEEEEKVWTLSQKVRSLEKANNHLREKVKTMKRLLRQAQRETTKEQQILSLKQLYESKTSQTHPDQDTTQDQRSQPLKKALSRKLKN; translated from the exons ATGTGGATTATTTGGGTGTTTATTCTGGCAGTGGCGGGTCCTGATAGGAGCTGGGGATGTCAGCTCCCCCGCGACTGGAGACCGCAGACAGAAGCGTGCCGTGCCGAGCTAGCGGAGATCATAGTCTTTGCCAAGGTGTTGGCACTGCACAAGGAGTCGTACAATGTGTATAACGACCTGCCGTCCGATACCGAGCTGCTTTTCTCTGCAGAGATTGAGCTGCTGTGCGACCAGGCGTGGGGCAGCATGCTGGAGGTCCCCGCCGGCTCCAGGTTCAATGTCACCGGTCTGGGCTACTTCACCTGCTTCTCCTACAGTGtcaccaaaaacaacaactactactTCTTTCTAAG GATGGATGAGAACTACAACATCATCCCTCACGGAGTGAACTTCCAGGACCCCATCTTCCCTGACACTGCAGAAAATCACCGCATGTTTTCCAGCCTTTTCCAATTTGCCAACTGCACGTCTGAAACCCAGGTTCATAACTACACCCCGGAGTGGGAGGCTCAGGAGGACAGCCGG TTGTTGTGCTCTGCGGTCCAGAAGGCTCTgtttgaggaagaggagaaggtcTGGACTCTCTCCCAGAAGGTGCGCTCTCTGGAGAAAGCCAACAACCACCTGAGGGAAAAGGTGAAGACCATGAAACGTCTGCTACGCCAGGCCCAACGAGAAACAACGAAGGAGCAGCAGATCCTCAGCCTCAAACAGCTTTACGAGTCAAAGACTTCCCAAACTCACCCTGATCAGGACACTACCCAGGACCAGAGGAGCCAGCCACTAAAAAAGGCCCTCTCCAGGAAGCTAAAAAACTAG